One part of the Mesorhizobium sp. M4B.F.Ca.ET.058.02.1.1 genome encodes these proteins:
- a CDS encoding sugar ABC transporter substrate-binding protein, with protein MPINRKLFAGLAIGVACAMPASAADKIKVGLITKFPVPFYSTMEDAAKKYAAAHPEVELVTGQGQAATDIEGQIALIESMITQGVKGLAITPVDPTVAPTLDKAVAAGIKVVLVDNGIPDWKGQTALVSTNNLNGGKIAGEYLKTVLKSGDKIGILQGVPGVPALDDRVTGMMEGLGDVKVDVVGKGATNCTLELGTSVTEDILTANPDLKAIYAACGPPIPGAVKSISNAGIANDKIILVGFDACCGEIEAIKSGAEDASVAQFPAKMGELGIDTVVKAIRGETVEANVDTGAGLVTLQNVKDFE; from the coding sequence ATGCCAATAAACCGAAAACTGTTCGCTGGGCTGGCGATCGGCGTTGCGTGTGCGATGCCGGCTTCGGCGGCCGACAAGATCAAGGTCGGCCTGATTACGAAATTCCCGGTGCCGTTCTACTCGACCATGGAGGATGCCGCCAAGAAATACGCGGCCGCTCATCCTGAAGTCGAGTTGGTCACCGGCCAGGGCCAGGCGGCAACCGACATCGAGGGCCAGATTGCCCTGATCGAATCGATGATCACGCAAGGGGTCAAGGGTCTGGCGATCACTCCCGTCGATCCGACCGTCGCGCCGACGCTCGACAAGGCGGTCGCTGCCGGCATCAAGGTGGTTCTCGTCGACAACGGTATCCCGGACTGGAAAGGCCAGACCGCGTTGGTTTCGACCAACAACCTCAACGGCGGCAAGATCGCCGGAGAGTATCTGAAGACAGTGCTCAAGAGCGGCGACAAGATAGGTATCCTGCAAGGCGTTCCGGGAGTGCCTGCGCTGGACGACAGGGTCACCGGCATGATGGAGGGGCTCGGCGACGTCAAGGTGGACGTCGTCGGCAAGGGTGCAACCAATTGCACGCTCGAACTTGGCACGTCGGTGACCGAGGACATCCTGACCGCCAATCCCGATCTCAAGGCAATCTACGCAGCCTGCGGACCGCCTATCCCAGGAGCCGTCAAGTCGATCAGCAATGCGGGGATCGCCAACGACAAGATCATCCTTGTCGGCTTCGACGCCTGCTGCGGTGAGATCGAAGCGATCAAGTCCGGCGCGGAAGATGCCAGCGTTGCGCAATTTCCGGCAAAAATGGGCGAACTTGGCATCGATACTGTCGTCAAGGCGATCCGCGGGGAGACCGTCGAAGCCAATGTGGATACCGGGGCAGGACTGGTGACGCTGCAGAACGTCAAAGACTTCGAATAG
- a CDS encoding SPFH domain-containing protein yields the protein MGILDFISKQFIDVIQWTADEPGVLASRFPMSGMEIQNGAQLVVRETQKAAFFNEGKIADIFGPGTYTLNTQTLPVLTYLKNWDKFFESPFKSDVYFFDTKDQIDRKWGTTQPLTVRDKEYGPIRLRAFGNYAYAIGDVGVFWSRLVGTAERSTSEMIEGQLRGAILTAIASKLGQSNIAFIDMAANQETFSQQLAEAIGPALQAYGIDVKSFYVQSLSLPEELQRVLDKVSSMNMLGDLNRYAQFQTAESIPIAAENPGGLAGAGAGLGAGLAIGQAMTQGFGNAAASASQVQAAPAQPAEDPIQLLEKLGSLLAKGILTQQEFDAKKAELLSRIK from the coding sequence ATGGGCATTCTGGACTTCATTTCCAAGCAATTTATCGACGTCATCCAGTGGACTGCAGACGAACCGGGCGTGCTGGCCTCTCGGTTCCCAATGTCCGGCATGGAAATCCAGAACGGCGCCCAGCTCGTGGTGCGCGAGACGCAGAAGGCGGCCTTCTTCAATGAAGGCAAGATCGCCGACATCTTCGGGCCAGGCACCTACACGCTCAACACCCAGACGCTGCCGGTGCTGACCTATCTGAAGAACTGGGACAAGTTCTTCGAGTCTCCCTTCAAGTCGGACGTGTATTTCTTCGACACCAAGGACCAGATCGATCGCAAATGGGGCACCACCCAGCCCCTGACTGTCCGTGACAAGGAATATGGGCCGATCCGCCTACGCGCCTTCGGCAACTATGCCTATGCCATCGGCGATGTCGGGGTGTTCTGGTCGCGCCTGGTCGGCACGGCCGAGCGCTCCACCTCCGAGATGATCGAGGGGCAGCTGCGCGGTGCAATCCTCACAGCCATCGCCAGCAAGCTCGGCCAGAGCAACATCGCCTTTATCGACATGGCGGCCAATCAGGAAACATTCTCGCAGCAACTGGCGGAGGCGATCGGCCCGGCGCTCCAAGCCTACGGCATCGACGTCAAGAGCTTCTACGTGCAGAGCCTGTCGTTGCCCGAGGAGCTCCAGCGCGTCCTCGACAAGGTGAGTTCGATGAACATGCTGGGCGACCTCAATCGCTATGCCCAGTTCCAGACTGCCGAATCGATCCCGATCGCCGCCGAGAATCCGGGCGGCCTGGCGGGGGCGGGGGCCGGCCTTGGGGCAGGACTTGCGATCGGCCAGGCCATGACACAGGGTTTCGGCAACGCCGCGGCTTCGGCATCGCAGGTCCAGGCGGCGCCGGCCCAACCGGCCGAGGACCCGATCCAGCTTCTCGAAAAGCTCGGCAGCCTGCTTGCCAAGGGAATTCTGACGCAGCAGGAATTCGATGCCAAGAAGGCCGAGCTGCTGTCCCGAATCAAGTGA
- a CDS encoding DJ-1/PfpI family protein has translation MPGKKILMLTGEFTEEYEIFVYQQAMEAVGHTVHVVCPDKKAGDLIKTSLHDFEGDQTYTEKPGHNALINKTFSDAEKQLSQYDAVYCAGGRGPEYIRTDKRVQAMVRHFHEANKPIFTICHGVQILIAVDGVVRGKKVGALAACEPEVTLAGGTYIDLSPTDAYVDGTMVSAKGWTALAAFIRECLKVLGTEIRHA, from the coding sequence ATGCCAGGAAAAAAGATACTGATGCTGACGGGCGAATTCACCGAGGAATATGAAATCTTCGTCTACCAGCAGGCGATGGAGGCCGTCGGCCATACTGTTCATGTCGTCTGCCCCGACAAGAAAGCCGGCGACCTGATCAAGACATCGCTGCACGATTTTGAAGGCGATCAGACCTATACCGAAAAGCCCGGTCACAATGCGCTGATCAACAAGACCTTTTCCGACGCCGAGAAGCAACTGAGCCAATACGACGCCGTCTACTGCGCCGGCGGGCGCGGACCGGAATATATCCGCACCGACAAGCGCGTGCAGGCGATGGTGCGCCACTTCCACGAGGCGAACAAACCGATATTTACGATCTGCCACGGCGTCCAGATCCTGATAGCGGTGGACGGCGTCGTCCGCGGCAAGAAGGTCGGCGCGCTCGCGGCTTGCGAACCGGAGGTGACGCTGGCAGGCGGCACGTACATCGACCTGTCGCCCACCGATGCCTATGTGGATGGGACGATGGTTTCGGCGAAAGGTTGGACGGCGCTTGCGGCGTTCATCCGTGAATGCCTGAAGGTGCTGGGAACGGAAATCCGCCACGCGTAA
- a CDS encoding NAD-dependent succinate-semialdehyde dehydrogenase: MFDYATVSHGLYIGGRWQPSSEGRVIEVVDPSTEAVIAAVPDATLADAAAAVDAASKAAAGWRETSPRRRSEILRRCFELMTERAEILAALISLENGKALRDARSEVAYAAEFFRWNAEEAVRISGEFGLAPSGANRIIVDYQPIGICVLITPWNFPAAMATRKIAPALAAGCTVILKPASETPLTAYALAALYEEAGVPPGVVNVLTTSTPGPVTAAMLADPRVRKLSFTGSTGIGRVLLAEAAKHVISCSMELGGNAPFIVFDDADLEAALDGAMVAKMRNAGEACTAANRLYVQAGIHDAFADGLCKRMAALNVGPGTHPETECGPMITSKAVDKIDRLVQDAVARGAKVLCGGAIAEGKGYFYPPTVLRDVSTDAAMIHEEIFGPVAPIMRFDSEADAIARANDTEYGLAAYIYTRDLARGMRVASKIEAGMIALNRGLMSDPAAPFGGVKQSGLGREGGQKHGVAEFMEAKYIAVTL; the protein is encoded by the coding sequence ATGTTCGATTACGCCACGGTCTCGCACGGTCTCTACATTGGCGGACGCTGGCAGCCCTCGTCGGAGGGCCGCGTGATCGAAGTGGTCGATCCGTCAACCGAAGCCGTGATCGCGGCGGTTCCCGATGCCACGCTTGCCGACGCCGCCGCAGCCGTCGACGCGGCCTCGAAGGCAGCGGCCGGCTGGCGCGAGACCTCGCCACGCAGGCGTTCGGAAATCCTGCGGCGCTGCTTCGAACTGATGACCGAACGGGCGGAGATATTGGCTGCGCTGATCTCGCTGGAGAACGGCAAGGCGCTGCGTGACGCGCGCAGTGAGGTCGCCTACGCCGCCGAGTTCTTTCGCTGGAACGCCGAGGAGGCGGTCCGCATCAGCGGTGAGTTCGGCCTTGCGCCCTCGGGCGCCAACCGGATCATTGTCGACTACCAGCCCATCGGCATTTGCGTGCTCATCACGCCATGGAATTTTCCGGCAGCCATGGCGACGCGCAAGATCGCGCCGGCGCTCGCGGCCGGCTGTACTGTGATCCTGAAGCCAGCCAGCGAGACGCCACTGACGGCCTATGCGCTTGCAGCGCTCTACGAGGAAGCCGGCGTGCCGCCCGGCGTCGTAAACGTGCTCACGACCTCGACGCCGGGGCCGGTGACGGCTGCCATGCTGGCCGATCCACGCGTGCGAAAACTGTCATTCACCGGCTCGACCGGTATCGGCCGGGTGCTCCTGGCCGAAGCCGCCAAGCACGTCATCTCCTGTTCGATGGAACTTGGCGGCAATGCACCGTTCATTGTCTTCGACGACGCCGACCTGGAAGCAGCGCTCGACGGTGCGATGGTTGCCAAGATGCGCAATGCCGGCGAGGCCTGCACCGCCGCCAATCGGCTTTACGTGCAGGCCGGCATTCATGATGCCTTCGCCGATGGGCTGTGCAAACGCATGGCTGCCCTCAATGTAGGTCCTGGCACACACCCGGAAACCGAGTGCGGCCCGATGATCACCAGCAAGGCCGTGGACAAGATCGATCGTCTCGTCCAGGACGCGGTCGCCCGTGGCGCCAAGGTTCTGTGCGGCGGAGCGATTGCCGAAGGCAAGGGCTACTTCTACCCGCCAACGGTGCTTCGCGACGTTTCCACTGACGCCGCCATGATCCATGAGGAAATATTCGGCCCCGTGGCTCCGATCATGCGCTTCGACAGCGAGGCGGACGCCATCGCGAGGGCCAACGATACCGAATACGGTCTCGCTGCCTATATCTACACGCGCGACCTGGCCAGGGGGATGCGCGTGGCATCGAAGATCGAGGCGGGCATGATCGCCCTGAACCGCGGCCTGATGTCGGATCCGGCGGCGCCCTTTGGCGGCGTCAAGCAGAGCGGACTGGGCCGCGAAGGTGGTCAAAAGCACGGCGTTGCCGAGTTCATGGAGGCGAAGTACATCGCCGTAACCCTGTGA
- a CDS encoding iron-containing alcohol dehydrogenase, giving the protein MTLFAAARLPREILFGKGQRHVLPAVAAKFGRRAFVCTDERFAATSQLAEILAGLHNAAIETLVYDRTLPDVPRDSVAACIAQAKDFKPDMVIGIGGGSCLDMAKCAALLLSHGGRPQDYYGEFNVPGPTLPVIAVPTTAGTGSEVTPVAVISDPDRTLKVGISSPHLIAAVALCDPDLTATCPPSLTAIAGADALTHAIEAFTAARRGDDPRLPQQHVFVGKSALTDHFALLAIRLLGSSLEKAYRDGSDGNARADVMMGALAAGCAFGTAGTAAAHAVQYPVGAVTHTAHGLGVATMLPYVMSYNLPAAAAEIAEVGAALGLSRQSGDGADASAHATIREVSRLFAAIGIPPNLANLGLPEDRIDWTAEQALGIDRLIKNNPRPFDLAAMRRLVRAAYDGDMSATMM; this is encoded by the coding sequence ATGACCTTGTTCGCAGCCGCGCGCCTGCCGCGCGAGATCCTGTTCGGCAAAGGCCAGCGTCATGTGCTGCCTGCCGTTGCCGCCAAATTTGGGCGGCGCGCGTTCGTCTGCACCGACGAGCGTTTCGCGGCGACTTCGCAGCTCGCCGAAATTCTTGCGGGCTTGCACAATGCGGCGATAGAGACGCTGGTCTACGACCGAACGCTGCCGGATGTGCCCCGCGACAGCGTCGCCGCCTGCATTGCGCAGGCGAAGGATTTCAAGCCGGACATGGTGATCGGGATCGGCGGGGGCAGCTGCCTCGACATGGCCAAATGCGCAGCACTTCTGCTCAGCCATGGTGGCAGGCCCCAGGATTACTATGGCGAGTTCAACGTACCAGGCCCTACCCTTCCCGTGATCGCAGTGCCGACGACGGCCGGGACAGGCTCCGAGGTGACCCCCGTCGCCGTGATTTCCGATCCCGATCGCACCCTGAAAGTGGGTATCTCGAGTCCTCACCTCATCGCCGCGGTGGCGCTTTGCGATCCGGATCTGACGGCGACGTGCCCCCCGTCCCTGACGGCGATCGCCGGTGCCGACGCGTTGACGCACGCAATCGAGGCCTTCACCGCAGCCAGACGCGGTGATGATCCCCGCTTGCCGCAGCAGCATGTCTTTGTCGGCAAGAGCGCCCTGACCGATCATTTCGCGCTTCTGGCTATCAGGCTGCTCGGTAGCAGTCTCGAAAAGGCATATCGCGACGGATCGGACGGGAATGCGCGCGCCGACGTTATGATGGGAGCGCTGGCCGCCGGTTGCGCCTTCGGCACCGCCGGAACGGCCGCCGCTCACGCGGTGCAGTATCCGGTCGGCGCAGTTACACATACCGCGCATGGTCTGGGCGTCGCCACCATGCTGCCATATGTGATGAGCTACAACCTTCCCGCCGCGGCCGCAGAGATTGCCGAAGTTGGCGCCGCTCTCGGCCTTTCCCGTCAGAGCGGCGACGGCGCCGATGCATCGGCGCACGCCACCATCCGCGAGGTGAGCCGGCTGTTTGCCGCCATCGGCATCCCACCGAACTTGGCCAATCTTGGCCTTCCCGAAGACAGGATCGACTGGACGGCCGAGCAGGCGCTCGGCATCGACCGGTTGATCAAGAACAATCCGCGTCCGTTCGACCTCGCCGCGATGCGACGGCTGGTCAGGGCTGCTTATGATGGCGACATGTCCGCCACCATGATGTGA
- a CDS encoding DUF4178 domain-containing protein, which translates to MRKFDCPSCGADVTFRSAQSVYAVCAYCQSMVVRTDVDVKLIGVMAALPDDMSPLQLGSGGYFEQQPFTLIGRLKIGWRDGLWNEWHLLTADGRRGWIGEAQGSFSISFELEGPLPRDVEVTLDHCHGLLTSGKPAAEARPGFAVQLGGTTLRAVDIKLATCLGSEGELPFAAPKGRRTVAIDCIGRQGEFATLDHDGREAHAYVGRYVEWDAFRFTNLRPLEGW; encoded by the coding sequence ATGCGCAAGTTCGACTGCCCGTCCTGCGGCGCGGATGTCACCTTCCGGTCGGCGCAATCGGTCTATGCCGTCTGCGCCTATTGCCAGTCCATGGTGGTGCGCACGGATGTCGACGTCAAATTGATCGGGGTGATGGCCGCCCTGCCGGACGACATGAGCCCGTTGCAACTGGGCAGCGGCGGCTATTTCGAGCAGCAGCCCTTCACGCTCATCGGGCGGCTGAAGATTGGCTGGCGCGACGGGTTGTGGAACGAATGGCACCTGCTGACGGCAGACGGCCGGCGCGGCTGGATCGGCGAGGCGCAAGGGTCTTTCTCCATCAGTTTCGAACTGGAGGGGCCTCTGCCGCGCGACGTCGAGGTGACGCTTGACCACTGTCACGGGTTGCTGACAAGCGGCAAGCCCGCCGCCGAGGCAAGGCCCGGCTTTGCCGTGCAACTCGGCGGCACCACGCTGCGCGCGGTCGACATCAAGCTGGCGACCTGCCTGGGGTCGGAGGGCGAACTGCCCTTCGCCGCGCCCAAGGGCCGCCGGACGGTCGCGATCGACTGCATCGGCAGGCAAGGCGAGTTCGCCACGCTCGATCATGATGGGCGCGAGGCCCATGCCTATGTCGGCCGCTATGTGGAGTGGGACGCCTTCCGCTTTACCAATTTGCGGCCGCTGGAGGGATGGTGA
- a CDS encoding GntR family transcriptional regulator, producing MRTDTVYKKAFNRVASMLHDGQLTGELPSENELRRRMGVSRTTVRKVLRELARRDLIAERGGVRTAGRAVEDNDYYPDAETTSRAKHVEQQFMEWMLRGDTRPGTSINELELARQFGVATNGIREFLIRFSRFGLLEKRPNTGWLFKGFTEDFALELFEIRVMFELRSAHLFSQQADTSPLWEKLAVLKIAHTELLKRIESRFHDFSGLDNRFHRLINEASPNRFIDDFYDIISFIFHYHYQWNKHDEKQRNQAAILEHLAYIDALESRDPERIERACRAHLGSARETLMRSLIVFDE from the coding sequence ATGCGAACCGACACTGTCTACAAGAAGGCTTTCAACCGGGTCGCCAGTATGCTGCACGACGGACAATTGACCGGCGAGCTTCCTTCCGAAAATGAGCTTAGACGGCGAATGGGAGTCAGCCGCACGACTGTCCGAAAGGTCCTGAGAGAACTTGCCCGCCGCGACCTTATCGCCGAGCGCGGCGGCGTCAGGACGGCAGGCCGAGCGGTCGAGGATAACGATTACTATCCCGACGCCGAAACCACATCACGCGCCAAGCACGTCGAGCAGCAATTCATGGAGTGGATGCTGCGCGGTGACACCAGACCCGGCACCAGCATCAACGAGCTCGAGCTTGCGCGGCAGTTCGGTGTCGCAACCAACGGAATTCGCGAGTTCCTGATCCGCTTTAGCCGATTTGGGCTGCTCGAAAAAAGGCCGAACACGGGTTGGCTTTTCAAGGGCTTTACGGAAGATTTCGCACTTGAGCTGTTCGAGATCCGCGTAATGTTCGAGCTGCGCTCGGCGCATCTGTTTTCACAGCAGGCCGACACTTCTCCCCTGTGGGAGAAGCTGGCCGTGCTCAAGATTGCGCATACCGAACTGCTGAAGCGGATTGAAAGCCGCTTCCACGACTTTTCAGGCCTCGATAACCGGTTTCACCGGCTCATAAACGAGGCTTCGCCGAACCGCTTCATCGACGATTTCTACGATATCATCAGCTTCATTTTTCACTACCACTATCAGTGGAACAAACATGACGAGAAGCAGCGCAACCAGGCGGCGATCCTGGAGCATCTTGCCTATATCGATGCGCTCGAAAGCCGCGATCCCGAGCGCATTGAGCGAGCCTGCCGAGCACATCTGGGCTCGGCAAGAGAAACGCTGATGCGTTCGCTGATCGTATTTGACGAATGA
- a CDS encoding ATP-binding cassette domain-containing protein produces MSAVPAGVDHAATAEYPVLAVRGATKRFGSVVALDDVSIEVRRGEILGLLGDNGAGKSTLTKCISGVHQLDAGAILLDGAPTQIRSPADARFAGIETVYQDLALFDNLTPGQNFFAGRELAGPQWLPRGMRFLQQRRMDAETRILLANLKVTLPRLDAVVAMMSGGQRQAIAVARSTVFARKVVILDEPTAALGLRESRQVLNLVAALRNQGNAVILITHNMEHVVELADRAVVLRQGRKVGELMPTKDNKQELVSMIVGA; encoded by the coding sequence GTGAGTGCCGTTCCAGCAGGCGTCGATCATGCAGCCACCGCTGAATATCCTGTGCTTGCGGTACGCGGCGCGACCAAGCGTTTCGGCTCGGTTGTGGCGCTGGACGACGTCAGCATCGAGGTCCGACGCGGCGAGATCTTGGGGCTTCTTGGCGACAACGGCGCTGGCAAGTCGACGTTGACCAAATGCATCAGCGGAGTGCACCAACTCGATGCCGGCGCGATCCTCCTGGACGGTGCGCCAACGCAGATACGCTCCCCTGCGGATGCGCGCTTCGCCGGCATCGAGACTGTCTACCAGGATCTGGCGCTGTTCGACAATCTGACGCCAGGACAGAACTTCTTTGCCGGTCGCGAACTGGCGGGGCCGCAATGGCTTCCTCGCGGCATGCGATTTCTTCAACAGCGCCGGATGGATGCCGAAACGCGCATTCTGCTCGCCAATTTGAAAGTCACGTTGCCAAGGCTGGACGCCGTCGTTGCCATGATGTCGGGTGGACAAAGGCAAGCCATTGCGGTGGCCCGGTCGACCGTGTTTGCCCGCAAGGTCGTGATCCTGGACGAGCCGACCGCCGCACTTGGGCTGCGTGAATCGCGGCAAGTGCTCAACTTGGTCGCCGCCCTGCGCAACCAGGGCAACGCCGTCATCCTGATAACCCACAACATGGAGCATGTCGTCGAGCTTGCCGATCGCGCCGTGGTGCTTCGCCAGGGCCGCAAGGTCGGTGAGCTGATGCCGACCAAGGACAACAAGCAGGAACTGGTCTCCATGATCGTGGGAGCCTGA
- a CDS encoding ABC transporter permease, whose translation MPETGDTGTTVGEAALRAPRKQEAVPGLALGLALLSAGPVVILALLIVVLSFLSPYFLTGRNLSNILAQTAVISVVAMGQHLVILTRGIDLSVGSNVALASVVGALSFHAGAPAVLVIAVMVGCGAAVGAINGLFYVFGRLPHPFIITLATLSIAKGLALQLADGRAIPGMPDAIDALGREAVWGLPGSVFVVAGVAAVIFVMAKTMVWGRWIYAVGGRPDAAVRMGIPVSWVLVSVYVISGLCAGVGAVILAGRTDAGSPLFGNLLELDTIAAVIIGGASFLGGRGHLGHALIGAIMIGVIRNALNLLNVNVFFQLIVIGVVIVIAVESDVLRNYLEGRVRVMQAGRQS comes from the coding sequence TTGCCTGAAACGGGAGACACCGGCACCACTGTCGGCGAGGCCGCATTGCGAGCACCCAGGAAGCAAGAAGCTGTTCCCGGACTCGCGCTGGGCTTGGCCCTGCTGAGTGCTGGCCCGGTTGTTATCCTGGCGCTGCTGATTGTCGTTCTCAGTTTTTTGTCGCCCTATTTCTTGACCGGACGCAACCTCAGCAACATCCTCGCCCAGACCGCCGTCATCTCTGTTGTGGCGATGGGCCAGCATCTTGTCATCCTGACACGCGGGATCGATCTGTCCGTCGGCTCGAACGTGGCACTGGCTTCGGTCGTCGGCGCGCTCAGCTTCCATGCCGGCGCTCCCGCCGTCCTGGTAATCGCGGTCATGGTTGGCTGCGGTGCGGCGGTCGGCGCCATCAACGGGCTCTTCTACGTCTTCGGTCGGTTGCCGCATCCGTTCATCATCACGCTGGCGACATTGAGCATCGCCAAGGGATTGGCGCTCCAACTCGCCGACGGGCGGGCCATTCCCGGCATGCCGGATGCCATCGATGCGCTTGGCCGCGAGGCGGTCTGGGGTCTGCCGGGATCGGTATTTGTGGTCGCGGGCGTTGCCGCGGTGATTTTCGTCATGGCCAAGACGATGGTCTGGGGGCGCTGGATCTATGCCGTTGGCGGCCGGCCCGACGCCGCAGTCCGCATGGGTATTCCCGTCTCCTGGGTCCTGGTTTCGGTCTATGTGATCTCAGGACTGTGCGCCGGCGTCGGTGCGGTCATCCTTGCCGGCCGCACCGACGCCGGTTCGCCCTTGTTCGGCAATCTGCTGGAACTGGATACGATCGCGGCGGTGATCATCGGCGGTGCCAGCTTTCTCGGCGGCCGCGGCCATCTTGGCCATGCCTTGATCGGCGCCATCATGATCGGCGTCATCCGCAACGCGCTCAACCTGCTCAACGTCAACGTCTTCTTCCAACTCATCGTTATCGGGGTGGTCATCGTCATAGCGGTCGAGTCCGATGTGTTGCGCAACTATCTTGAAGGGCGCGTGCGCGTCATGCAGGCCGGGAGGCAGTCGTGA
- a CDS encoding zinc-binding alcohol dehydrogenase family protein has translation MKALVCRKPGELIFEDRPAPGPPGAGWALVSISHVGICGTDYHIFEGKHPYLAYPRVMGHELSGTVTAVGEGVTIEVGERVVVNPYFACDKCIACRHGKPNCCVSIEVLGVHRDGGMCEELLVPAGNLYPVAGLPLVHAAAVEFLAIGAHAVRRSELAAGAHTLVVGAGPIGLGTALFARIAGQAVTLMDTSTERLDFAESQLGFPVIDGASVLPVDLVRERTDGDCFDLVFDATGSKASIQAAFGYVAHGGALVMVSVIKDQISFSDPEFHKREMMLIGSRNALRVDFDHVMAAMHDGAIPVDKLTTHHTTVQNSPRDISHWANQKSGLIKAVIAF, from the coding sequence ATGAAAGCGCTCGTATGCCGAAAGCCCGGCGAACTGATCTTCGAGGATCGCCCGGCGCCCGGCCCGCCTGGCGCCGGATGGGCGCTGGTCAGCATCAGCCATGTCGGCATCTGTGGCACCGATTACCACATCTTTGAGGGCAAGCATCCCTACCTGGCCTATCCACGTGTCATGGGGCATGAACTCTCTGGCACCGTGACTGCGGTTGGCGAAGGCGTCACCATCGAGGTCGGTGAGCGGGTCGTCGTAAATCCCTATTTTGCCTGCGACAAATGCATTGCCTGCCGTCACGGCAAGCCGAATTGCTGCGTATCGATCGAGGTGTTGGGCGTTCATCGCGACGGCGGCATGTGTGAGGAATTGCTGGTGCCTGCCGGCAACCTCTACCCGGTCGCAGGACTGCCGCTCGTTCACGCGGCGGCTGTCGAGTTCCTGGCGATCGGCGCTCACGCGGTGAGACGCTCCGAGCTTGCTGCCGGCGCACATACGCTGGTCGTCGGCGCCGGGCCCATCGGACTGGGTACGGCATTGTTTGCGCGTATTGCCGGCCAAGCGGTGACGCTCATGGACACCAGCACGGAACGGCTCGACTTCGCCGAAAGCCAACTCGGGTTTCCCGTCATTGATGGTGCTTCGGTTTTACCTGTCGATCTGGTGAGAGAACGAACCGATGGCGATTGCTTCGACCTCGTCTTCGATGCGACCGGCAGCAAGGCTTCGATACAGGCAGCTTTCGGTTACGTGGCCCACGGCGGTGCCCTGGTAATGGTAAGCGTGATCAAGGACCAGATCAGCTTCTCCGACCCCGAATTCCACAAACGCGAGATGATGCTGATCGGCAGCCGCAACGCGCTTCGCGTCGACTTCGACCACGTCATGGCGGCAATGCACGACGGCGCCATACCCGTGGACAAGCTCACAACGCACCACACCACCGTTCAAAACAGCCCGCGCGATATTTCTCACTGGGCAAATCAGAAATCGGGGCTTATCAAGGCCGTGATCGCCTTCTAG
- a CDS encoding GntR family transcriptional regulator, with product MQNADLTEAPSTARIQRANSLAGDVYEAIFAQLMSLRIAPGSRITVDNLVKEFNVSHTPIREALGRLEGEGLVLKTHLIGYRAAPQITRRRFDELYELRLLLEPAAAAKATARLDDERLTVLQEAAGVMARREGKDERLRYSNFARQDAIFHDKIVEFAQNELIRETLNHQHTHFHIFRLMYHSRVTEEALDEHEAILAAFSAGDPDAAEKAMRVHIENSRDRLLPAFE from the coding sequence ATGCAGAACGCGGACCTGACGGAAGCTCCTTCGACAGCCCGTATCCAGCGCGCCAACAGCCTGGCCGGCGACGTTTACGAGGCAATCTTCGCGCAGCTGATGTCGCTCAGGATTGCTCCGGGATCGCGCATCACCGTCGACAATCTCGTGAAGGAATTCAACGTCTCGCATACCCCCATTCGCGAAGCGCTTGGCAGGTTGGAGGGTGAGGGCCTGGTGTTGAAGACCCACCTGATCGGCTATCGGGCCGCCCCGCAAATCACCCGCCGCCGCTTTGACGAGCTTTACGAGCTGCGCCTTCTGCTTGAGCCAGCTGCCGCGGCCAAAGCCACTGCAAGACTGGACGACGAGCGCCTGACCGTGCTGCAGGAAGCGGCTGGCGTCATGGCCCGGCGAGAGGGGAAAGACGAACGCCTGCGTTATTCGAACTTCGCCCGTCAGGATGCGATCTTCCACGACAAGATCGTCGAGTTCGCCCAGAACGAGCTCATTCGCGAGACGCTCAATCACCAGCATACCCACTTCCACATCTTCCGCTTGATGTATCACTCACGCGTGACCGAAGAGGCACTCGACGAGCATGAGGCCATCCTCGCCGCCTTCTCCGCGGGCGATCCGGACGCCGCCGAAAAAGCCATGCGCGTGCACATCGAGAATTCGCGGGACCGGCTCCTGCCTGCGTTCGAGTAG